The following proteins are co-located in the Fimbriiglobus ruber genome:
- a CDS encoding MGH1-like glycoside hydrolase domain-containing protein, with protein MPPTAPSDPEAVRLAEDARREKNWKRWGPYLSERQWGTVREDYSANGDAWAYFPHDHARSRAYRWAEDGLLGITDRECRLCFALALWNGIDPILKERLFGLANEEGNHGEDVKELYYYLDATPTHSYLKGLYKYPQGAFPYTRLIEENHRRGRTEQEFELADTGAFDGDKYWDVTAEYAKASPNDILIRLTVINRGPAPATLHLLPTLWFRNTWCWGSPSDEGKWAKPHLSRTPTGSVLAEHQTLGRFSLTANGPGRLSPDWLFTDNETDTERVFGVPNKTPYIKDAFHEYLIRGQTGAVNPTNAGTKAAAVYRLDLPASGTAVVDLRLRPAEIKGEPFGPEFDGIFADRVREADAFYAARHHHKLATEEQKVVRQAYAGLLWSQQFYHFIVSEWLDGDPSQPAPPPEHKTRRNADWRQLFNRDVVLMPDKWEYPWYAAWDLAFHCVAIAEVDPEMAKGQLLLFLREWYMHPSGQLPAYEWNFNDTNPPVHAWACWRVYKITGPRGGRDRAFLEQCFHKLLLSFTWWVNRKDPGGRNLFAGGFLGLDNIGPFDRSKPLPGGCRLQQADGTAWMAFFCLTMLAIAIELAATNPAYEGVASKFFEHFIAIADAMNTLGGTGLWDETDGFYYDRLEADGHDVRTKVRSMVGLIPLIAAEVLEDAVIDRLPSFKKRMRWLLDHRPDLAQRIAYLDRGGHGRRLLALPSRERLARVVRYLFDEAEFFSPFGVRSMSRFHRDHPYVFAAGGQQVSVRYEPAESPTGMFGGNSNWRGPVWFPVNYLLIEALEKYHHFYGDDLLIEVPTGSGRRLTLRDAARELSKRLIGLFVPGPDGRRPCHGNDPRLATDPHWRDFVTFYEYFDGDTGRGLGANHQTGWTALVARMIENGRPTPPTASK; from the coding sequence ATGCCCCCCACCGCCCCGTCCGATCCCGAAGCTGTTCGCCTGGCCGAAGACGCCCGGCGGGAAAAGAATTGGAAACGGTGGGGGCCGTACCTGTCCGAGCGACAGTGGGGGACGGTTCGCGAAGACTATTCGGCGAACGGCGACGCCTGGGCCTACTTCCCACACGACCACGCCCGCAGTCGGGCTTACCGCTGGGCCGAAGACGGGCTCCTCGGCATCACCGACCGCGAGTGCCGACTCTGCTTCGCCCTCGCCCTCTGGAACGGCATCGACCCGATCCTCAAGGAACGGCTTTTCGGACTGGCGAACGAAGAAGGCAATCACGGAGAGGATGTCAAGGAACTCTACTACTACCTCGACGCGACGCCGACGCACAGTTACTTGAAAGGACTCTACAAGTACCCCCAGGGCGCGTTCCCTTACACCCGGCTGATCGAGGAAAATCACCGCCGCGGGCGGACGGAGCAGGAATTCGAGTTGGCCGACACCGGGGCGTTCGACGGCGACAAGTATTGGGATGTCACCGCCGAATATGCCAAGGCGTCGCCCAACGACATCTTGATTCGCCTGACGGTGATCAACCGTGGACCGGCCCCGGCGACCCTCCACCTGCTGCCAACCCTCTGGTTCCGCAACACCTGGTGTTGGGGCTCGCCCTCAGACGAGGGCAAGTGGGCCAAGCCACATCTGTCGCGCACCCCGACCGGCAGCGTCCTGGCCGAGCACCAGACGCTCGGCCGGTTCTCCCTGACGGCCAACGGCCCCGGCCGTCTGAGCCCCGACTGGCTCTTCACTGACAACGAGACGGACACGGAACGGGTTTTCGGCGTGCCGAATAAGACGCCTTACATCAAAGACGCATTTCACGAATATCTGATTCGCGGACAGACTGGTGCGGTGAACCCGACGAACGCCGGGACCAAGGCGGCCGCGGTCTACCGCCTGGACCTGCCGGCCAGCGGCACGGCAGTCGTGGACCTCCGACTGCGCCCGGCCGAGATCAAGGGCGAGCCGTTCGGCCCGGAATTCGACGGTATCTTCGCCGATCGGGTCCGCGAGGCCGACGCCTTCTACGCCGCCCGCCACCACCACAAGCTGGCGACCGAAGAGCAGAAGGTGGTCAGACAGGCTTACGCGGGACTGCTCTGGTCCCAACAGTTCTATCACTTCATCGTCTCGGAATGGCTGGACGGCGATCCCTCACAACCCGCGCCGCCACCCGAACACAAGACCCGACGGAACGCAGACTGGCGACAGCTGTTCAACCGGGACGTGGTGCTGATGCCGGACAAGTGGGAGTATCCGTGGTACGCCGCCTGGGATCTGGCGTTTCACTGCGTCGCCATCGCGGAAGTCGACCCGGAGATGGCCAAGGGGCAACTCTTGCTCTTCCTCCGCGAATGGTACATGCACCCGAGCGGCCAACTCCCGGCTTACGAGTGGAACTTCAACGACACGAACCCGCCGGTCCACGCCTGGGCCTGTTGGCGGGTCTACAAGATCACCGGCCCGCGGGGCGGCCGAGATCGAGCGTTTCTGGAGCAGTGCTTCCACAAACTCTTGCTCTCCTTTACCTGGTGGGTGAACCGGAAGGATCCAGGCGGGCGGAATCTGTTCGCGGGCGGGTTCCTCGGCCTGGACAACATCGGGCCGTTCGACCGGTCGAAACCGCTGCCGGGCGGATGTCGATTGCAGCAGGCGGACGGAACGGCGTGGATGGCATTTTTCTGCCTGACGATGTTGGCCATCGCGATCGAGTTAGCCGCCACCAACCCGGCCTATGAAGGGGTCGCGAGCAAGTTCTTCGAACACTTCATCGCCATTGCCGACGCGATGAACACCCTGGGCGGGACGGGCCTCTGGGACGAGACGGACGGGTTCTACTACGACCGCCTGGAAGCCGACGGGCACGACGTGCGAACCAAGGTGCGGTCGATGGTCGGGCTGATCCCGCTCATCGCGGCCGAGGTGCTGGAAGACGCCGTCATCGACCGCCTACCCAGTTTCAAAAAGCGCATGCGGTGGCTGCTCGACCACCGCCCGGATCTCGCCCAACGGATCGCGTACCTGGATCGCGGAGGGCACGGCCGACGGCTCCTGGCGCTCCCGTCCCGCGAGCGGCTCGCCCGCGTCGTCCGGTATCTGTTCGACGAAGCCGAATTCTTTTCGCCGTTCGGCGTCAGGTCGATGTCCCGGTTTCACCGAGACCATCCTTACGTTTTCGCGGCCGGCGGGCAGCAGGTGAGCGTCAGGTACGAACCGGCCGAATCCCCCACCGGAATGTTCGGCGGGAACTCGAACTGGCGGGGGCCGGTCTGGTTCCCGGTCAACTATCTCCTGATCGAAGCTCTTGAGAAATATCACCACTTTTACGGCGACGATCTCCTGATCGAAGTCCCGACCGGGTCCGGCCGGCGGCTCACGCTCCGGGACGCCGCCCGCGAATTGTCGAAGCGCCTGATCGGGCTGTTCGTGCCCGGCCCGGACGGCCGCCGCCCCTGCCACGGCAACGACCCGCGGCTCGCGACCGACCCGCACTGGCGCGACTTCGTCACCTTTTACGAATATTTCGACGGCGACACCGGCCGCGGCCTCGGGGCCAACCACCAAACCGGGTGGACGGCGCTCGTCGCCCGGATGATCGAGAACGGAAGGCCGACCCCGCCGACGGCGAGCAAGTGA
- a CDS encoding SDR family NAD(P)-dependent oxidoreductase, protein MRLEGKTAFVTGGSHGIGREIAEKFAREGADVAFNYGHDEAGADATKAAIAATGRRALGVRADLRDLAALREMVASAVRTFGRLDILVNNAGVEHKADFWDVTEDDYDRVLDVNLKGLFFTTQAFVRHLRDTSRPGKVINISSIHEDLPFPGFASYCASKGGVRMLTRNLAVELGPLGITVNAIAPGAIETPINTVLLNNPNLLKTLIDHIPLGRLGKPKDVAGLALYLASADADYVNGSTYYIDGGLTVSYHEQ, encoded by the coding sequence ATGCGCCTTGAAGGGAAAACGGCGTTCGTCACCGGCGGCAGCCACGGGATCGGGCGAGAGATCGCGGAAAAGTTCGCCCGGGAAGGCGCCGACGTGGCGTTCAACTACGGCCACGACGAGGCCGGGGCGGACGCGACGAAGGCCGCGATCGCGGCCACGGGCCGGCGGGCGCTGGGTGTTCGGGCGGACCTCCGCGACCTCGCCGCCCTCCGCGAGATGGTCGCGTCCGCCGTCCGCACCTTCGGCCGCCTCGACATCCTCGTCAACAACGCCGGAGTCGAACACAAAGCCGATTTCTGGGACGTGACGGAGGACGACTACGACCGGGTTCTGGATGTCAACTTAAAAGGTCTCTTCTTCACCACCCAGGCGTTCGTCCGTCACCTCCGAGACACCAGCCGACCGGGCAAAGTCATCAACATCAGTTCGATCCACGAAGACCTCCCCTTCCCCGGCTTCGCCAGCTATTGCGCCAGCAAGGGCGGCGTCCGCATGTTGACCCGCAACCTGGCCGTCGAACTCGGCCCGCTCGGGATCACGGTCAACGCCATCGCCCCCGGCGCGATCGAGACCCCGATCAACACCGTCCTGTTGAACAACCCGAACTTGCTCAAAACGCTGATCGATCACATCCCGCTCGGCCGGTTGGGCAAGCCCAAGGACGTGGCCGGGCTCGCCCTGTACCTGGCGTCCGCGGACGCCGATTACGTGAACGGGTCGACTTACTACATCGACGGCGGGCTGACCGTGTCCTACCACGAACAATGA
- a CDS encoding TIGR03364 family FAD-dependent oxidoreductase, whose protein sequence is MEREVDVVVVGGGIVGLANAWAAARRGRSVVLIERDAAAQGASVRNFGMVWPIGQPIGELYHRALRSRRRWLELGERAGVWVNSCGSLHLARRPDELAVLEEFAARAPAAGIECEMLTASAAVSRSPAVRSAGLLGALWSSAELCVDPREAVAKLPRFLAEAHGVEFRFGETVTRVANGRVRTAGGTTWRAERVVVCSGSDFQTLFPEVYASSGIRRCKLQMMRTGPQPAAWRLGPHVAGGLTLCHYTSFRDCPSLPTLRGRIEREQPDIVRYGIHVMASQNGLGEVVIGDSHEYDGDISPFDKTEIDRLILEYFHEMLELPNATIAGRWHGVYAKHPTLPIFVAEPQPSVHIVSAPGGAGMTMSFGWADDLWDAWEAGQEGVQRVAASPSFA, encoded by the coding sequence ATGGAACGTGAGGTCGACGTAGTCGTAGTGGGCGGCGGGATCGTCGGGCTGGCGAACGCGTGGGCCGCGGCCCGGCGGGGGCGGTCGGTCGTCCTCATCGAGCGAGACGCCGCGGCCCAGGGCGCGTCGGTCCGCAATTTCGGCATGGTCTGGCCGATCGGCCAACCGATCGGGGAGTTGTACCACCGGGCGCTGCGGAGCCGCCGTCGCTGGCTCGAATTAGGCGAGCGTGCCGGTGTGTGGGTCAACTCGTGTGGCTCACTTCACCTCGCCCGGCGGCCGGACGAACTTGCCGTGTTGGAAGAGTTTGCTGCCAGGGCTCCGGCCGCCGGCATCGAGTGCGAAATGTTGACCGCGTCGGCTGCCGTCTCCCGGTCGCCGGCCGTACGCTCGGCCGGATTACTTGGGGCGCTCTGGAGCTCCGCCGAGCTTTGTGTCGACCCGCGCGAGGCCGTCGCCAAGCTGCCACGATTTCTTGCCGAAGCACACGGCGTCGAGTTTCGATTCGGCGAGACGGTGACCCGCGTGGCCAACGGCCGGGTGCGAACCGCGGGCGGCACGACGTGGCGGGCCGAGCGCGTCGTCGTCTGTTCGGGGAGCGACTTCCAGACTCTGTTCCCGGAAGTCTACGCCTCGTCCGGCATCCGCCGGTGCAAGCTCCAGATGATGCGGACCGGCCCGCAACCCGCCGCGTGGCGACTCGGGCCGCACGTCGCTGGCGGTCTGACTCTCTGTCACTACACGTCGTTCCGCGATTGCCCTTCGCTACCCACCCTGCGCGGGCGGATCGAACGGGAGCAACCGGACATCGTGCGGTACGGCATCCACGTCATGGCGTCTCAAAACGGGCTCGGAGAAGTCGTCATCGGCGACTCACACGAGTACGACGGTGACATCTCACCGTTCGACAAGACCGAAATCGATCGGCTGATCCTCGAGTATTTCCACGAGATGCTCGAACTGCCCAACGCGACCATCGCCGGGCGGTGGCACGGCGTTTATGCCAAACACCCGACGCTGCCGATCTTCGTGGCGGAACCGCAACCGAGTGTCCACATTGTCTCTGCACCAGGCGGAGCGGGCATGACCATGTCGTTCGGCTGGGCCGACGACCTGTGGGACGCCTGGGAAGCCGGCCAGGAGGGCGTGCAACGGGTCGCCGCGTCGCCGAGCTTCGCCTGA
- a CDS encoding GntR family transcriptional regulator, with product MNEAAPKYVEISRRIEEHIQQGRWTGRMPGVRALARDYQTSVVTTSRALQELAERGLIQTVERSGCFVRSNTTATRTAAATSVTAAETWGICLRLTPGPWRQATEATIREGFTAAARRDGCQVRFDLFPTDAPEPELTRMVRGAGVNGLFFLPSRVSEAAGSRDEVLLNACKAAGLPFVLVERNLRGDRPLAADVVGYDDLEAGRTVTRHLVDLGRRPVFVTGSPTSSHQTRRAGYLLALAGTGATPVTIEQPPDVSPKDAYAAVADRILATKADAVLCYQDYTALGVILELLHRGKRVPADVAVAGVEDLPIGNTFALGVTTYAFSSEELALRGFHLMRERVRRPDAPLVRVAVSGRLVVRESTTGRKRARPGSDGDDNGT from the coding sequence ATGAACGAAGCCGCGCCGAAGTACGTCGAGATCTCGCGGCGAATCGAAGAACACATCCAGCAGGGGCGGTGGACCGGCCGGATGCCGGGTGTCCGCGCGCTGGCCAGGGATTATCAGACGTCAGTCGTCACAACATCCCGCGCGCTCCAGGAACTGGCCGAGCGGGGATTGATTCAAACCGTGGAGCGGTCTGGGTGTTTTGTCCGGTCGAACACGACGGCAACACGCACGGCCGCGGCTACCTCGGTGACAGCCGCGGAGACGTGGGGGATTTGTCTGCGGCTCACCCCCGGCCCGTGGAGACAGGCGACGGAGGCCACGATTCGGGAAGGGTTCACGGCCGCCGCCCGACGCGACGGGTGCCAGGTCCGATTCGACCTCTTCCCGACCGACGCCCCCGAGCCCGAACTGACCCGGATGGTCCGCGGGGCAGGGGTTAACGGGTTGTTCTTCCTGCCGTCGCGGGTCAGCGAGGCTGCCGGATCGCGCGACGAAGTCCTTCTGAATGCGTGCAAGGCCGCCGGGTTGCCGTTCGTACTGGTCGAGCGTAATCTCCGTGGGGATCGCCCGCTAGCCGCGGACGTGGTCGGGTACGATGACCTGGAGGCGGGCCGCACGGTCACCCGTCACCTGGTCGACCTCGGCCGGCGGCCGGTCTTCGTGACGGGATCACCCACCAGCAGCCACCAGACCCGCCGGGCCGGATACCTGCTCGCGCTCGCGGGGACCGGCGCCACTCCGGTGACGATCGAGCAACCGCCCGACGTGTCGCCCAAAGACGCTTACGCCGCGGTGGCTGACCGCATCCTCGCCACGAAGGCGGACGCGGTTCTCTGTTACCAGGACTACACGGCCCTGGGCGTCATTCTGGAACTGTTGCACCGCGGCAAGCGGGTGCCGGCGGACGTTGCCGTCGCGGGCGTCGAAGATCTACCGATCGGGAATACGTTCGCCCTTGGCGTGACGACGTATGCGTTTTCGTCCGAGGAACTCGCCCTGCGCGGGTTCCACCTCATGCGCGAGCGCGTGCGCCGGCCCGACGCGCCGCTGGTCCGGGTAGCCGTTTCGGGCCGGCTTGTGGTGCGGGAAAGTACGACCGGGCGGAAGCGCGCCCGGCCAGGCTCCGACGGGGACGACAATGGAACGTGA
- a CDS encoding purple acid phosphatase family protein: MFFPSRRAFFGASLAGIAAGSQLLAADPVPPLPKTLPDDASFQPSTLFLTWHRDPTTTMTVQWVGTRGETTDTTVFYRPAVAGLAVPIAAAAGNALAANLPWVPQATVAKPYPLSDFKVFRAELSGLKPGTDYQFKIGKESPIYRFRTMPARATDTIHFVSGGDCGVNQHAILNNIQAARQDPMFALIGGDLAYENGKSVATHLSFLKNYSRHMVGKDGRLIPMVACLGNHEVAGGYGTDRTKAPFFYSLFDGLYPDTGYATLDFGDYLSLVLLDTGHTSAIAGDQTDWLDKTLRARKDHPHVLAVNHVPAYPSARKMESTGGKAGTGEPNRKHWVPLFEKYRVPVVLEHHDHVFKRTKPLIGGSADKNGVLYLGDGSWGRLRAPQPPEKLTVMAAVNQDYHLTLHRVEGQERFHLAMGEDGRVMDVCRTTQRNIGLVRASGG; this comes from the coding sequence ATGTTCTTCCCTTCCCGTCGGGCGTTCTTCGGAGCGTCGCTCGCCGGCATTGCCGCCGGGTCACAGTTGCTGGCTGCCGACCCGGTGCCACCGCTGCCGAAGACGCTGCCCGACGACGCCTCGTTTCAGCCGTCCACGCTGTTCCTGACCTGGCACCGCGACCCGACGACGACGATGACGGTTCAATGGGTCGGGACGCGGGGCGAGACCACGGACACCACCGTCTTCTATCGACCCGCGGTCGCCGGTCTGGCGGTGCCGATCGCGGCCGCCGCCGGGAACGCCCTCGCGGCCAACCTGCCGTGGGTGCCGCAGGCCACGGTCGCCAAGCCGTACCCGCTGTCGGATTTCAAGGTGTTCCGGGCCGAGTTGTCTGGGCTGAAGCCGGGGACGGACTACCAGTTCAAGATCGGCAAGGAGTCGCCGATCTACCGCTTCCGCACCATGCCGGCGCGGGCGACCGACACGATCCACTTCGTCTCCGGCGGCGACTGCGGCGTCAACCAGCACGCGATTCTGAACAACATCCAGGCGGCCCGCCAGGACCCGATGTTCGCCCTCATCGGCGGCGACCTGGCCTACGAGAACGGCAAGTCGGTCGCCACGCACCTGTCGTTCCTGAAGAACTACTCGCGGCACATGGTCGGCAAGGACGGCCGGCTCATCCCGATGGTCGCGTGCCTGGGGAACCACGAAGTCGCCGGCGGGTACGGCACCGACCGGACCAAGGCCCCGTTCTTCTACTCGCTGTTCGATGGCTTGTACCCGGACACCGGGTACGCCACCCTGGATTTCGGCGATTATTTGTCGCTCGTTCTGCTCGACACGGGGCACACGTCGGCGATTGCCGGCGATCAAACGGACTGGTTGGACAAAACGCTGCGGGCCCGCAAGGACCACCCGCACGTTTTGGCCGTGAACCACGTCCCGGCGTACCCGTCGGCCCGGAAAATGGAATCGACCGGTGGGAAAGCGGGGACGGGGGAGCCGAACCGCAAGCACTGGGTTCCGCTGTTCGAGAAGTATCGGGTACCCGTCGTTCTCGAACACCACGACCACGTGTTTAAGCGGACCAAGCCATTAATCGGTGGCTCGGCCGACAAGAACGGCGTGCTATATCTCGGCGACGGCTCGTGGGGCCGCCTCCGTGCCCCACAACCGCCGGAGAAATTGACCGTCATGGCGGCCGTCAACCAGGATTACCACCTGACCCTGCACCGGGTCGAAGGTCAGGAGCGATTCCACCTGGCGATGGGCGAAGACGGACGGGTCATGGACGTCTGCCGTACCACCCAGCGGAACATCGGCTTGGTACGGGCGAGCGGCGGGTGA
- a CDS encoding glycosyltransferase family 2 protein: MLYALIGAALLGPATLVCLYYLVLTGIGWRPRSVSRGSIPNLRLAILIPAHDEEDGLPVTLRSISESDYPPDLIRVVVVADNCSDRTAAVARSFGAEVIERVDPLLKGKGYALAKGLPVALDGPTDAVVIVDADAELAADCLRKLAVELADGAAVAQAAVAIRGRHGCSVGLIGAVGSEIENGVSAGRDRLGLSVPLRGSGMAFRREVLDSIPWKAFGITEDAEYDAALRRARVRVRFVTEARLRTGAPPTPEAMLTQRRRWRAALHTGRPDGILASKPIVLAHLVATAAITLTTAAVLPVDWAVGAIAWVAGLIALTGLVYVRAFRRVGQSASVYSTAVIAYRLVGVGVAAAVSRNRHWERTPRTADATFVAADGQ, from the coding sequence ATGCTTTACGCGCTTATCGGTGCTGCCCTACTCGGGCCCGCCACACTCGTCTGCCTCTACTACCTCGTCTTGACCGGAATCGGTTGGCGACCTCGTTCCGTATCACGCGGATCGATCCCAAATCTGAGACTGGCGATTCTCATTCCCGCACACGACGAAGAGGACGGGCTGCCAGTCACGCTGCGGTCCATTTCCGAATCCGATTACCCGCCGGATTTGATCCGCGTTGTCGTCGTGGCGGATAATTGTTCCGACCGGACTGCCGCCGTCGCCCGGAGTTTCGGAGCCGAGGTGATCGAGCGCGTCGACCCGCTTCTCAAGGGGAAGGGATACGCGCTGGCGAAGGGGCTACCGGTCGCCCTGGATGGCCCAACCGACGCAGTCGTGATCGTCGACGCCGACGCGGAACTGGCCGCCGATTGTCTCCGGAAGCTTGCCGTCGAATTGGCAGACGGGGCGGCCGTTGCCCAGGCGGCCGTCGCCATTCGCGGGCGGCACGGGTGTTCGGTCGGACTCATCGGTGCGGTCGGGTCCGAAATCGAAAATGGCGTGTCGGCCGGCCGCGACCGGCTCGGGCTGTCAGTCCCGCTCCGGGGTTCTGGGATGGCGTTCCGGCGCGAGGTGCTGGACAGCATTCCGTGGAAGGCGTTCGGAATCACGGAAGACGCGGAGTACGACGCGGCCCTCCGGCGGGCTCGCGTGCGGGTTCGCTTCGTTACTGAAGCACGGCTCCGGACGGGCGCGCCGCCGACCCCGGAAGCCATGCTGACCCAGCGCCGGCGGTGGCGGGCGGCCCTCCACACCGGCCGACCAGACGGGATTCTCGCGAGCAAGCCGATCGTGCTGGCACACCTCGTGGCCACGGCCGCGATCACACTCACGACAGCGGCCGTTCTCCCCGTCGATTGGGCGGTCGGGGCGATCGCGTGGGTCGCCGGGTTGATCGCGTTGACGGGTCTCGTGTACGTTCGCGCCTTTCGGCGAGTGGGTCAAAGCGCGAGCGTCTACTCAACCGCGGTCATTGCCTATCGTCTGGTCGGTGTCGGCGTAGCCGCGGCTGTCTCCCGGAACCGGCACTGGGAGCGAACGCCGCGGACCGCCGATGCGACCTTCGTCGCGGCGGACGGCCAGTAA
- a CDS encoding class I SAM-dependent methyltransferase, protein MTKRPTFDSLAPHYWWLERITYGGLLQRCRTAMLPYVTECRRALIVGDGDGRFLDALLRQNAHVEVDSVDVSPGMIALARRRIAALPDADSRVRFTIADVRSDPLPGTGYDLLVTNFVLDCFTPAELAGVIDRLTAVATPSARWVVGDFGVPAGRWRPAGLITLAGMYAFFRIVTGISASSLVNPSPLLTARGWVATGEATWLAGFLCSRLWIAAPESGRAPST, encoded by the coding sequence GTGACGAAGCGACCGACGTTCGATAGCCTCGCCCCCCACTACTGGTGGCTGGAACGGATCACTTACGGCGGCCTCCTCCAGAGGTGCCGAACGGCCATGCTGCCGTATGTGACGGAATGTCGCCGGGCGCTAATCGTCGGAGACGGAGACGGTCGATTTCTGGACGCGCTACTGCGTCAAAATGCGCATGTGGAAGTCGACAGTGTGGACGTGAGCCCGGGAATGATCGCCCTTGCCAGACGGCGAATCGCGGCGCTCCCGGACGCCGATAGCCGGGTTCGCTTTACGATCGCCGATGTCCGCTCCGATCCACTTCCTGGCACCGGCTACGACCTGCTCGTCACCAACTTCGTTCTCGACTGCTTCACTCCGGCTGAATTGGCCGGAGTCATCGACAGGCTAACCGCCGTTGCAACGCCGTCCGCACGTTGGGTCGTCGGAGACTTTGGCGTTCCGGCTGGCAGGTGGCGGCCAGCCGGGCTGATTACGCTCGCGGGCATGTACGCTTTCTTCCGAATCGTGACAGGAATCTCGGCCAGCTCGTTGGTCAACCCGTCGCCGCTACTCACCGCCCGCGGGTGGGTAGCGACGGGCGAAGCGACCTGGCTCGCGGGCTTCCTGTGTTCCCGCCTTTGGATCGCCGCACCCGAATCAGGTCGTGCCCCGTCGACCTGA